From Theileria orientalis strain Shintoku DNA, chromosome 4, complete genome, the proteins below share one genomic window:
- a CDS encoding uncharacterized protein (zinc finger, AN1-type domain containing protein) has product MTASEDEDDLLLDSVIKETWTCHYVPGANLPSCKEDTKVVGHDCKYCKRRFCIKHRAPETHGCSTKPVKLTKYGRPKLKK; this is encoded by the coding sequence atgacGGCCTCGGAGGATGAGGACGATCTGCTGCTGGATTCAGTGATCAAGGAGACATGGACTTGCCATTACGTCCCGGGAGCGAACCTTCCAAGCTGCAAAGAGGACACCAAGGTGGTGGGCCACGATTGCAAGTACTGCAAACGCCGTTTCTGCATTAAACACAGGGCTCCAGAAACACACGGATGCAGCACGAAGCCGGTGAAGCTAACGAAGTACGGAAGGCCCAAactgaaaaaataa
- a CDS encoding 30S ribosomal protein S15, which yields MLFRTNRIYVCYVLILSIYISDLESFKIRYGREKCRIDKLKRRKGVILDKLNNYLKTRGYGIFNLKAVSEDSIVNSEPIPVYDNLLNPSTDKSKYTLSNKSIKKRRIKNPIVPINFEKFNPLFRKISPLRTYRTSIDYNNRPGRLEPDKYRNDFIESDSWDIHPSRIRVRGKYFSKLYEYELKEPMKRHERDTGSPEVVVAAITAKIDYLVHHLQQHRKDNQAKRQITKLAFNRRRLLKYLYRTRRETYDMLTDTFDIHFEDDFSPLTKIIKKNTHLYHQKTKRYRTAKERKEDLYKKSLGKKH from the exons ATGCTTTTTAGGACAAATCgcatatatgtgtgttatgTGCTAATACtgtcaatatatatatccGATTTGGAATCCTTCAAAATAAGATATGGAAGAGAAAAGTGTCGTATAGATAAgttgaaaagaagaaaggGAGTTATATTGGACAAGTTAAACAACTATTTGAAAACCAGAGGTTACGGTATATTTAACCTGAAGGCAGTTTCTGAAGATTCCATAGTAAATTCTGAGCCAATTCCAGTTTACGATAATCTCTTGAACCCTTCTACAGACAAGAGTAAATACACACTGTCGAATAAATCAA TTaagaaaagaagaataaaGAATCCTATAGTTCCTATCAATTTTGAAAAGTTTAACCCGCTCTTCAGAAAGATATCGCCACTGAGAACATATAGAACCAGTATAGACTATAACAATAGGCCTGGAAGGTTGGAGCCGGATAAGTATAGAAACGATTTCATAGAGTCAGATAGCTGGGATATACACCCGAGTAGAATTCGAGTTAGAGGA AAATATTTCTCGAAGCTGTACGAGTACGAGTTGAAAGAGCCTATGAAGCGCCACGAAAGAGATACAGGATCGCcagaagtagtagtagcagccATAACAGCAAAAATTGACTACCTTGTACACCACTTACAACAACACAGAAAG gacAATCAAGCGAAGAGGCAGATAACGAAATTGGCATTTAACCGTAGAAG GTTGTTGAAGTATTTATATCGCACGAGGAGGGAAACGTATGACATGCTGACGGACACGTTCGATATACACTTCGAGGACGACTTTTCACcattaactaaaataataaagaagaatacACACCTATACCATCAGAAAACGAAGAGATATCGAACGGCAAAGGAGAGAAAGGAAGATTTATACAA gAAGTCACTTGGGAAGAAGCACTGA
- a CDS encoding DNA-directed RNA polymerase III largest subunit RPC1, with product MEGNKRQKTRKADVAPVKRESEQSSSSTSPSDQIIVQRRGELNGYSNGLKLEQEKKGLVPKSSLSFLESVPGQSQRKEYVKPTVTKYTIEGVQFDIMGSTEISRAAEIEIKNRDLYYYLTNKPYPYGVLDSRLGLKLIWNLGCNTNDMTCETCGKGLIECIGHWGYVKLELPVFHVGFFKYVIQVLYCICKKCSCLLLPEDSIRKLKEQFFKRPIEDPVVKSLIFRSVLDMCRKVKFCPRCEAPQGSIKKVVKPTTDQFMKLKHCIKQKGSSRVEVEELTPLVVKQLFENIDPIHCKVMNIENPERLIITSLAAPPNCIRPTISIQGQGTTEDDLTVDFSDIVDINNLLKNQIKNGLQTNRFIGNWQILQVQCTRFINSEYPGLNHLLTSRNITKPGRGLCERLKGKEGRFRGNLSGKRVDFSARTVISPDPNVGIDEVVIPEWIARRLTFPERVSSYNIEVMKKAILNGESVWPGASYVHKLDGSKCSLRFANPKHVSENIQVGDIVERHLWNGDLVIFNRQPSLHRLSIMCHRARIMRGSTFRFNECVCTPYNADFDGDEMNIHLPQTYEAKAESLHLLSVQKNLTTPRNGEPLIAPVQDFLCSSYLLTNKDMFLTRAQFCQIISYFTDASIHVDLPPPSIVHPVTLWTGKQAFNVLIRPNRASKVMVNLRVKEREFMDPNVYYKSGGKGARGMGDNRTKRRGPEDMDLDEEEDEQNSRESWGAAVKLDECMCPHDGYVVIYKSELLSGSLGVRSLGPTKGGLFYELMLKNSAKVSSECMLRVSKLSSRWLSEYGMTIGLDDVTPSEELINKKKQLLLDGYLRVDEAISNFEFLQPYPGCTREETLELQVKSILDELRNESGKICTSLLSPDNKPLIMFNSGSKGALINIAQMVACVGQQNVSGQRIQNGFIERTLPHFPMGCKDAKSRGFVANSFFTGLEPEEFFFHTMSGREGLIDTAVKTSETGYMQRRLMKFMEDLAICYDHSVRTGDGQVVQFLYGDDGLTSALSKSSQTTLKSSFDHIKHINPILEKVVMSSVHIDPAAVNTNQKVVKRRTKSTRSGSKTSGKESEDGYRHRWILPSEKTSEIGSKIDILLQNEDFIDNLPPQLKNKVKSYKYWIQGNNPGHKEVRFDVNVKLESGEYNIRENQINKSIDESTINTVKSHLVAYHAVYVENSYTNRNVPLLPNEIKAWSKYLQPLLIELLPPTICNNSTSQCMGSVYEFGNLIERTLEEHAEKLEQTLSEDYEKEFLSSKNESEGVVRRFKRIDKVHWLSLEQVFEFIRYTWKHYQKCICEPGEAIGALGAQSIGEPATQMTLKTFHFAGVASMNVTLGVPRIKEIIGASAKIATPIIEVPLEEKTNYDFALKVKSRIEKTTLGQVCTSVKQMYTPQSSKLLLTLNQKLINQLYLPINANKVRTRVVEIISQIKKIGKIVIPKSSVYAVGEWQICMDLGPTHHQFFQQNTLVTSILQLVVAGCKEVKRAVIKRENTAAGPNYQIAVEGYGLKEVMGADGVLWSSVKSNHVFEVAEVLGIEAARSVIISEIQKCMDAYSIDIDGRYMKLLADVMTFKGQVIGINRHGIRKMRSSTLMLSSFEQTNDHLFDAAVHHRKDPIKGVSECIIMGKPISLGTGSFDIMMAA from the exons ATGGAAGGGAATAAGAGGCAGAAGACGAGGAAGGCCGACGTGGCGCCAGTGAAGAGAGAATCGGAGCAATCTTCAAGCTCCACGAGCCCTTCAGACCAAATTATTGTGCAAAGAAGAGGAGAACTGAACGGATACAGTAACGGGCTCAAGCTCGAGCAGGAAAAGAAGGGCTTGGTGCCGAAATCGTCACTATCGTTCCTGGAATCCGTACCAGGTCAATCGCAGAGAAAGGAGTACGTGAAGCCGACGGTCACCAAGTACACGATCGAAGGTGTGCAGTTCGACATCATGGGAAGCACGGAGATATCGAGAGCGGCGGAGATAGAAATAAAGAACAGAGATCTGTACTACTACTTGACGAACAAGCCGTACCCGTACGGAGTTCTGGACAGTAGACTAG GGCTAAAACTAATTTGGAACTTAGGGTGTAACACGAATGACATGACGTGCGAGACGTGCGGAAAGGGACTGATAGAATGCATAGGCCATTGGGGCTACGtgaagctggagctgcCAGTATTCCACGTAGGATTCTTCAAGTACGTGATACAGGTGCTCTACTGCATATGTAAGAAGTGCTCGTGCCTCCTGCTGCCAGAAGACTCGATcaggaagctgaaggagcagttttttaaaagaCCAATAG aGGACCCGGTGGTGAAGTCGCTAATATTTCGGAGCGTGCTGGACATGTGCAGAAAAGTAAAGTTCTGTCCAAGGTGTGAAGCGCCGCAGGGCTCGATAAAGAAGGTGGTGAAGCCGACGACGGACCAGTTCATGAAGCTGAAGCACTGCATAAAGCAAAAGGGCTCCTCGAGAGTGGAG GTGGAGGAGCTGACGCCCCTGGTGGTGAAGCAGCTGTTCGAAAACATAGATCCAATACACTGCAAGGTGATGAACATAGAGAACCCGGAGAGGCTGATCATAACGTCACTGGCGGCGCCACCA aacTGCATCAGACCGACGATATCAATACAAGGGCAGGGTACGACCGAGGATGACCTTACAGTGGACTTTTCAGACATCGTAGAC ATCAACAACCTCCtgaaaaatcaaattaaaaacggACTTCAAACGAACAGATTTATCGGAAACTGGCAAATATTGCAAGTGCAGTGCACAAGGTTCATAAACTCAGAGTACCCAGGACTCAATCACCTGCTAACATCAAGGAACATAACAAAGCCAGGAAGAGGACTGTGCGAAAGACTGAAGG GAAAGGAGGGAAGGTTCAGAGGGAATTTGTCGGGAAAGAGAGTGGACTTCTCAGCAAGGACGGTGATATCGCCGGACCCAAACGTGGGCATAGACGAAGTGGTGATACCGGAGTGGATAGCGAGGAGGCTGACCTTCCCGGAGAGAGTGAGCAGCTACAACATCGAGGTGATGAAGAAGGCGATACTGAACGGAGAGTCGGTCTGGCCAGGAGCGTCCTACGTGCACAAGCTCGACGGAAGCAAGTGCAGCCTGAGGTTCGCAAACCCGAAGCACGTCTCGGAGAACATACAGGTGGGCGACATAGTGGAGAGGCACCTGTGGAACGGAGACCTGGTGATATTCAACAGGCAGCCCTCGCTGCACAGACTGAGCATCATGTGCCACAGGGCGCGAATCATGCGAGGCTCGACCTTCAGGTTCAACGAGTGCGTGTGCACGCCGTACAACGCAGACTTCGACGGAGACGAGATGAACATACACCTGCCGCAGACGTACGAGGCGAAGGCGGAGTCGCTGCACCTGCTGAGCGTGCAGAAGAACCTGACGACGCCGAGGAACGGAGAGCCGCTGATCGCACCAGTGCAGGACTTCCTGTGCTCCtcgtacctgctgacgAACAAGGACATGTTCCTGACGAGAGCGCAGTTCTGCCAGATCATATCCTACTTCACGGACGCCTCAATACACGTGGACCTGCCGCCGCCATCAATAGTGCACCCAGTGACGCTGTGGACGGGGAAGCAGGCGTTCAACGTGTTGATAAGACCGAACAGAGCGTCGAAGGTGATGGTTAACCTGCGAGTGAAAGAGAGAGAGTTTATGGACCCGAACGTGTACTACAAGAGTGGTGGCAAAGGCGCAAGAGGAATGGGCGATAACAGGACAAAGCGTAGAGGGCCAGAAGACatggacctggacgaggaggaggatgaGCAGAATTCACGGGAAAGTTGGGGAGCTGCCGTAAAGTTGGACGAATGCATGTGTCCGCACGACGGATACGTGGTGATCTACAAGTcggagctgctgagcgGAAGCCTGGGAGTGAGGTCGCTGGGGCCGACAAAGGGAGGGCTCTTCTACGAGCTTATGCTGAAGAACAGCGCGAAGGTGTCCTCGGAGTGCATGCTGCGAGTGAGTAAGCTCTCGAGCAGATGGCTCTCAGAGTACGGAATGACAATAGGCCTCGACGACGTGACGCCGAGCGAGGAGCTGatcaacaagaagaagcagctgctgctcgaCGGGTACCTGAGGGTCGACGAGGCGATCAGCAACTTCGAGTTCCTGCAGCCGTACCCGGGCTGCACGCGCGAGGAGACGCTGGAGCTGCAGGTGAAGTCGATCCTGGACGAGCTGAGGAACGAGTCGGGCAAAATCTGCACGTCGCTGCTGAGTCCGGACAACAAGCCGCTGATCATGTTCAACTCGGGCTCGAAGGGGGCGCTGATCAACATAGCGCAGATGGTGGCCTGCGTGGGCCAGCAGAACGTGTCAGGCCAGCGAATACAGAACGGCTTCATCGAGAGGACGCTCCCGCACTTCCCGATGGGCTGCAAGGACGCGAAGAGCAGAGGCTTCGTGGCaaactccttcttcacggGGCTGGAGCCGGAGGAGTTCTTCTTCCACACCATGTCAGGGAGGGAGGGGCTGATCGACACGGCGGTGAAGACGTCGGAGACGGGCTATATGCAGAGGAGACTGATGAAG TTCATGGAGGACTTGGCGATATGCTACGACCACAGCGTTAGAACCGGCGACGGGCAGGTGGTACAGTTTCTATACGGAGATGATGGACTCACATCAGCGCTCTCGAAGTCATCGCAAACCACACTCAAAAGCTCATTTGATCAcataaaacacataaacCCGATCCTGGAGAAGGTGGTGATGTCATCAGTACACATAGATCCAGCCGCGGTGAACACTAATCAAA AAGTGGTTAAAAGGAGGACGAAAAGTACAAGAAGTGGGTCAAAGACAAGTGGAAAGGAAAGTGAAGACGGATACAGACATAGATGGATACTGCCATCAGAAAAAACGAGTGAAATTGGGTCAAAAATAgacattttattacaaaacGAAGATTTTATTGACAATTTACCACCTcaactaaaaaataaagttaaatcatataaatattggATACAAGGGAATAATCCAGGGCATAAAGAAGTAAGGTTTGATGTGAATGTAAAGTTGGAGAGTGGAGAGTACAACATAAGGGAgaatcaaataaacaagtcGATAGACGAGAGCACAATTAACACAGTGAAGAGTCACCTGGTGGCATACCACGCAGTGTACGTGGAAAACAGTTACACGAATAGGAACGTGCCGCTGCTGccaaatgaaataaaagcATGGTCAAAGTATCTGCAGCCGTTGCTGATAGAGTTGTTGCCGCCGACAATATGTAATAACTCAACTTCGCAGTGCATGGGAAGCGTGTACGAGTTCGGGAACCTGATAGAAAGGACGCTGGAGGAACACGCGGAAAAGTTGGAACAGACGCTGAGCGAAGACTACGAAAAGGAGTTTTTGAGTTCGAAAAACGAGTCGGAAGGAGTGGTGAGGAGGTTTAAGAGGATAGACAAGGTGCACTGGCTGTCGCTGGAGCAGGTCTTCGAGTTCATAAGGTACACGTGGAAGCACTACCAGAAGTGCATCTGCGAGCCCGGAGAGGCGATAGGAGCGCTCGGCGCGCAGTCGATAGGAGAGCCGGCAACGCAGATGACGCTGAAGACGTTCCACTTCGCAGGAGTTGCCTCAATGAACGTGACGCTGGGAGTGCCCAGAATCAAGGAGATCATCGGCGCCTCGGCGAAGATAGCGACGCCCATAATAGAAGTGCCGCTGGAAGAAAAAACCAACTACGACTTCGCGCTCAAGGTTAAGTCTAGGATAGAGAAGACGACGCTGGGCCAGGTGTGCACGAGCGTGAAGCAGATGTACACGCCGCAGAGCAgcaagctgctgctgacgcTGAACCAGAAGCTGATCAATCAGCTGTACCTGCCAATAAACGCAAACAAGGTGAGAACCCGT GTCGTGGAGATCATAAGTCAGATAAAGAAGATAGGCAAGATCGTGATACCGAAGAGCAGCGTCTACGCGGTGGGCGAGTGGCAGATATGCATGGACCTAGGGCCCACGCACCACCAGTTCTTCCAGCAGAACACGCTGGTGACCTCAATACTGCAGCTGGTGGTGGCGGGGTGCAAGGAGGTCAAGAGGGCGGTGATAAAGAGGGAGAACACGGCGGCAGGGCCCAACTACCAAATAGCAGTCGAGGGCTACGGCCTGAAGGAGGTTATGGGAGCGGACGGAGTGCTGTGGAGCTCAGTGAAAAGCAACCACGTGTTCGAAGTGGCAGAG GTGCTCGGAATTGAAGCTGCGCGCAGCGTAATAATCAGTGAGATACAGAAGTGCATGGACGCGTACTCGATAGACATAGACGGAAGGTACATGAAGCTCTTGGCGGACGTGATGACCTTCAAGGGCCAGGTCATAGGAATCAACCGGCACGGCATAAGGAAAATGAGGTCCTCGACGCTGATgctctcctccttcgaGCAGACGAACGACCACCTGTTCGACGCGGCAGTGCATCACAGAAAGGACCCAATCAAGGGAGTGTCCGAGTGCATAATCATGGGAAAGCCAATATCGCTGGGAACGGGCTCTTTTGACATAATGATGGCCGCATGA
- a CDS encoding uncharacterized protein (ABC transporter related domain containing protein), with protein MGIKNKISNTKTLSSENDFEPCMWNSSLYSRSYFEKLKAKKFGYYDKFSILSFLFFHWVRKWVYTLSREFYEPYKFPPLPVSDQLMKLQPIFDKHVSDGILRLESYLVAKSQSKKTKAKKPYKSIFLRATVLTVGMRTLYVILILIIVNILTMSIAFLVKKIIELLNDETISLFKILFFILVVVVCQVFDTIIAQFCSFYLFRMISIIHYLISFSTYQHFLCYRRKYFNNVNGSNFLKVCNQVLHSCSPDSECSKNPLYCQARRYKNKEISPLMLSVETNDIYYISMAYESLNYIVNFLSDFIYGVILLSKQVKANLWILYVLVLSIVFFMVVFEIFNAYIFKVVLYIRDHNITKLNHIISHIDPIKRLLYDDIAINLIAQNRNFELSLFFIHMLLTFLNFTLYTSCMNLSFYIVKKYFVKSISQASNIAEIDTAGFMTTFYILTRINTSMFSVPTSIKLMGMAYVSLRRVDKFILDCSPNFYNSDNNYTGSTLASSLIAETTNQIPNNSVVYYKDATFTWVNTLKDSLNEKYLPYLKNINFELKRGEMAIVTGSQGSGKSNLIKSILGDMTLIGGSMAVVPLYTSMPIFYASQNIWLLKGTIRSNIVFGYKFDEHIYETVIRAVELEHDISTWENGDLRVVADNAHSLSGGQRVRMEMARAIYAYLIFHKVNKQYNNSKCSFLMCLDASFHGLDPYVSKTIFNNLFNSKTGLLVKNDLSVVLTASKQTLEIWPSLSELSQIRNVPIYNIKNQTLTFYSNLHDIVKKDNSDNKDNIRLSTSSETYYINYLTDDMLNLCSSDATTRVGRMEVTGLLYSQSFKKYIDEELGGVKLSPLKIYLSPAIWLFTIFMSLSIGFNVLDNTKYVLTTTLSDFINKQINQYNKGQIVDLSEIKTRSTCSLKIITIIVFVVIILSILATLFISLSCITSSRKIQEYCVSSIFKHSSSVIKIKNNLIKILTYLIFDIPIVDDASVLFLTLFLFSTVHCSIIIFTLFYLVPLSIPIVFLTLIIIFKFVFLRLVNSCKNIHLAYVESYDHLNYVHERAITGSQIYRSFKKYFELIKNGIEHRDYRARSVFITRSIQIWSVVISNWIFSVTILLTSITILLLNKFTTYKFEVGRFALTLSLFISVIRSIAMFSMCYSMFGMYMCSVQRFQYFVPPGSKLKFDKCVNTHEEYLVHPINKDFKDLNKNQLLKRRAIEYKANNTKFYGVRRLFHHPKISIVDAGRYMTPEHTGVELIDVCVYTTHNHEPESMILKHVSVSAHRSEIIGMIGKTGAGKTTLLSVLQNTAENRTGQVLLDSSDLNDIPKAVLRQVIGVLPQLPFVFSGWNVRMFLDPRRLFSDDEINDALKRCGLLEFINNLPGGKKLDTVIVGVKKALGNSSDGNEFKNDNEYSKRNSETNTALSNNQLRTLSLARLVLYRYFYRLIIVDEPPETDDATNVANDDLGVPIYELLRKYFSHCTIFVTAHNASVLKSCTSILLIHHGSLAGICKSSDIAENVSIAKIIEQALKHN; from the coding sequence ATGGGAATTAAGAACAAAATTTCCAACACTAAGACACTCAGCTCTGAAAATGACTTTGAACCTTGTATGTGGAACAGCTCATTGTATTCTAGATCATATTTTGAAAAACTGAAGGCAAAGAAGTTCGGATATTATGATAAATTCAGCATATTGAGCTTTCTGTTCTTTCACTGGGTTAGAAAATGGGTATACACACTTTCCAGGGAATTTTATGAGCCTTATAAATTCCCTCCACTGCCAGTGTCAGACCAACTGATGAAATTGCAACCAATATTTGATAAGCACGTGAGTGATGGAATACTTAGACTGGAATCATATCTAGTAGCCAAGTCGCAGTCgaaaaaaacaaaggcCAAAAAACCGTACAagtcaatttttttaagaGCCACAGTTCTGACGGTTGGAATGAGAACACTCTATGTAATCCTTATTTTGATCATCGTTAACATTTTGACGATGAGTATCGCATTCTTGGTTAAAAAGATTATCGAGCTCCTGAATGATGAAACAATCAGcctctttaaaatattatttttcatcttggttgttgttgtttgtCAAGTGTTTGACACTATTATCGCACAATTCTGCTcattttaccttttcagGATGATCTCTATCATACACTATTTAATTTCGTTCTCCACGTATCAGCACTTCCTGTGCTATAGaagaaaatattttaacaacgTGAATGGCTCGAACTTCTTGAAGGTGTGCAACCAGGTTCTCCACAGTTGCTCACCAGACTCGGAATGTTCCAAAAATCCGTTATATTGCCAAGCCAGAAGatacaaaaacaaagagATAAGCCCTTTAATGCTTTCAGTTGAGACAAACGACATATACTACATTTCCATGGCATATGAATCACTAAACTATATAGTCAATTTCCTGAGTGATTTTATTTACGGAGTTATTTTGCTTTCGAAACAGGTGAAAGCTAATCTCTGGATTTTGTACGTCCTCGTGCTTTCAATTGTGTTCTTCATGGTCGTATTTGAGATCTTCAAcgcatatatatttaaagtCGTCCTGTACATTAGAGACCACAATATAACTAAATTGAATCACATCATATCACACATTGATCCTATAAAGAGGCTTCTCTACGACGACATCGCAATAAACCTTATAGCACAAAATAGGAACTTTGAACTTTCACTGTTTTTCATACACATGTTGTTAACGTTCTTGAATTTTACCCTGTACACAAGTTGTATGAATCTGTCATTTTACATcgtaaaaaaatattttgtgAAATCAATATCTCAGGCCAGTAATATTGCTGAAATTGACACGGCTGGATTTATGAcgacattttatatattaaccAGAATTAACACATCGATGTTTTCAGTGCCTACGTCAATCAAGCTCATGGGAATGGCGTACGTATCACTTAGGAGAGTAGATAAGTTCATCCTTGACTGTTCTCCCAATTTTTATAACTCTGATAACAACTACACAGGCTCTACCCTGGCCTCCAGTTTAATAGCAGAGACCACAAACCAAATTCCTAACAACTCTGTTGTATACTACAAGGACGCCACGTTCACATGGGTCAACACACTCAAAGACTCACTAAATGAAAAGTATCTGCCTTATTTGAAAAACATCAACTTTGAGTTGAAACGTGGTGAAATGGCCATTGTTACGGGTTCTCAGGGTTCTGGTAAATCAAACCTTATCAAATCAATCCTTGGAGATATGACACTGATCGGAGGTTCCATGGCGGTTGTTCCTTTATACACATCCATGCCCATATTTTACGCATCGCAAAATATCTGGTTATTAAAGGGGACCATTCGATCCAACATTGTATTCGGGTACAAGTTTGACGAACACATATACGAGACTGTTATAAGAGCAGTGGAGCTTGAACATGATATATCGACATGGGAGAACGGTGACCTTAGAGTAGTGGCAGATAATGCCCATTCACTCAGTGGAGGTCAGAGAGTGAGAATGGAAATGGCTCGTGCAATATATGCTTACCTCATATTTCATAAAGTTAACAAACAatataacaacagcaaATGTTCATTTTTGATGTGTTTGGATGCCTCGTTTCATGGTTTGGACCCATATGTATCcaaaactatattcaataacctgtttaactCAAAAACTGGATTATTGGTTAAGAATGACCTGTCAGTTGTTTTAACAGCATCAAAACAAACTCTTGAAATATGGCCATCGTTGTCCGAGTTGTCACAAATACGGAATGTTCCAATTTACAACATCAAGAACCAGACgttaacattttattccAATCTTCACGACATTGTGAAAAAGGATAATTCAGATAACAAAGATAACATTCGCTTATCTACAAGCAGTGAGACGTACTACATAAACTATCTGACTGATGATATGCTTAATCTGTGTTCATCTGATGCCACTACTAGGGTGGGTAGAATGGAAGTAACTGGGTTGTTGTACAGTCAATctttcaaaaaatatatcgATGAAGAACTTGGTGGCGTAAAACTAAGTCCTCTTAAGATTTATTTGTCTCCTGCTATATGGTtgtttacaatttttatGTCGTTATCGATCGGATTTAATGTTTTGGATAACACAAAGTATGTTCTTACAACCACGCTTTCTGACTTCATAAATAAGCAGATTAATCAATATAACAAAGGCCAAATTGTTGACTTGTCTGAAATTAAGACACGCAGTACTTGTtcactaaaaataataaccataattgtttttgttgtaaTTATACTATCGATTCTAGCGacactttttatttccttatCATGTATTACATCTTCCCGTAAAATTCAAGAATATTGTGTTAGTTCGATTTTTAAGCACAGCTCATCAGTaataaagataaagaataatttaatcaaaatATTGACCTATTTGATTTTTGACATTCCCATTGTTGATGATGCCAGCGTGTTATTTCTTACACTTTTCCTATTTTCCACCGTTCATTGttcaattattatttttacattgttttatttggtTCCCTTATCAATACCAATAGTTTTCTTAACACTGATTATtatctttaaatttgtCTTTCTACGTTTAGTAAATTCATGCAAAAACATACACTTAGCATATGTAGAAAGTTATGaccatttaaattatgttcACGAGAGGGCCATCACGGGATCACAGATTTACAGaagttttaaaaagtatttTGAGcttattaaaaatggaattgaACACAGAGACTACAGGGCTAGGTCAGTATTTATAACTCGTTCTATTCAAATCTGGTCAGTTGTAATAAGTAATTGGATCTTTTCAGTTACTATACTACTTACATCTATCACAATACTTTTACTAAATAAATTCActacatataaatttgagGTCGGCCGTTTTGCTTTAACACTATCTCTGTTCATTAGTGTTATTAGGTCGATAGCCATGTTTTCCATGTGCTACTCTATGTTTGGGATGTATATGTGTTCTGTTCAAAGGTTTCAATATTTCGTCCCACCGGGCTCCAAGCTTAAATTTGACAAATGTGTTAACACACACGAAGAATATCTAGTCCATCCCATCAATAAAGACTTTaaagatttaaacaaaaaccaACTGTTAAAAAGGAGGGCAATTGAATATAAGGCTAATAACACGAAATTTTATGGAGTGAGGAGGCTTTTTCACCATCCCAAAATTTCTATTGTAGATGCTGGTCGCTATATGACTCCAGAACATACAGGTGTTGAGTTGATAGAcgtttgtgtgtatactaCACATAACCATGAGCCTGAATCGATGATTTTGAAACATGTTTCGGTTTCAGCGCATCGATCTGAAATTATTGGTATGATTGGTAAAACCGGTGCGGGTAAGACGACTTTATTGTCAGTGTTACAGAACACAGCTGAGAACAGAACGGGTCAAGTATTGTTGGACAGTAGTGATTTGAATGACATTCCCAAGGCTGTTCTTAGACAAGTTATAGGTGTGCTACCGCAACTACCTTTCGTATTTAGTGGTTGGAATGTCCGTATGTTCCTAGATCCTAGGAGATTGTTCAGCGACGATGAAATAAATGATGCACTTAAACGGTGTGGTCTTTTGGAATTTATTAACAATCTTCCTGGTGGGAAGAAATTGGACACCGTTATAGTTGGAGTGAAGAAGGCATTAGGTAATTCATCTGACGGTAATGAGTTTAAAAACGATAACGAATATAGTAAACGAAACTCTGAAACTAATACTGCTCTATCAAACAATCAACTCAGAACACTATCATTGGCCAGACTAGTTTTATATAGATATTTTTACAGATTAATAATTGTTGACGAGCCTCCAGAAACTGATGATGCCACTAATGTAGCAAATGATGATTTAGGAGTTCCGATTTATGAACTTTTACGAAAATATTTTAGCcattgtactatatttgTAACTGCTCACAACGCCAgtgttttaaaaagttGTACTtcaattttgttaataCATCATGGCAGTTTAGCAGGAATTTGCAAATCCAGTGATATTGCAGAAAATGTGTCGATCGCAAAAATAATTGAACAAGCATTAAAACACAACTAA